The genomic segment AGTCGTCTCGATTGCGGAAGCGAATCGTTTGATGAAATGGTTTCAGGCAGAGGACGGGCGTCTCAGCCGAGCAGCAGCAGAGATTAAAGTCGATCAACAAAACTATCCTGAACCTACAGCAGAGAAGAATGAACAAGATTTGTTCGAACTTAAAAAAACAGCAGGGCGCTTTTGGTATGACGAATATGTGCTTCATCTAAATAAACAGCTACTTCAAGTAACGAGTGATGTAGCAGAGACGACCGTCTTCATAGATGATGAAGAAGTAGGTGTCCAAGACGGTGAGCCGTTGAAAATCAAACGTTTCCCAGGTGAATACGATGTACTCGCAAGTGTCGAAGCCAATGGTAAGACAGGACGAGACCGTCAAACCGTTCAACTGGGAGACGAAAAAACAACGGAAGTAACGTTTAAGTTAGCTGAACAAATCAAACCAGATGTCACGGAACAATATGGGTTGGACATCGAAAAATTGTTAGAGACTGAAGTCAAGGCACGAACAGGCAAGTCAATCGACGCGATGACAGCTTATTTGGATGAGAACCGTTCTTCTGTCGAAAAAGAATTTGGTCCTCCCGCATCAAATGTAGCAAATCGTGCTGTGTATGACGGTTTTGAAGTGACGTATGCAAACAGCGATGTAAAAAGTATCATGATTGATTTAAATAAGACACCGTCTGAGCTTGAAGCAGTCGCTGGCAAGCCGGAATCGAAAAGTAATGAATCGACCGGGACCGTCTGGGAATACCCAACGAGCTTCTTTGAAGATATACTAGGGTGGCTTAACTTACGGTCAGAAAAAAGAGTGATCGAGCGTTCGGATGAAATGTGGTTAGAATTACGCTGATGGTACAAAAAAAGCACCGGTAACGACTTTGAAAAATTCGAGTCTGTTACCAGTGCTTTTAGTTATTATTTTTTATTCACTGCACGAAGAATGAATGAAACGATTAGAATCAAGATGATTGCTCCGAGTAATGCTGGAATAATCGCAAATCCTCCGATAACTGGACCCCAGTCACCTAGGAGAGCTTGACCGATCATAGCCCCGACGAAACCTGCGATGATGTTACCGATGATGCCACCGGGAACGTCTTTACCAAGAATAAGACTTGCCAACCAACCAATGATACCACCAACGATTAAAGCCCATAAGAATCCCATTGAGAACACTCCTTTTTAGTTTTAGTTACTTACTTTTTATTTACTGAACGAAGAACAAGTGACACGATAAAGATTAAGATGATTGCACCGATGATGGCAGGAATGACTGCGAAACCACCGATAGAAGGTCCTAGGTCACCGAAGATAGCTTGTCCGATCATCGAACCGATGAAACCTGCGACGATGTTACCGATGATGCCACCAGGAACGTCTTTCCCGATGATTAAGCTTGCTACCCAACCGATTAGTCCACCAACAATTAAAGCCCATAAGAATCCCATTAAAAACACTCCTCTAATTTACTAGTTTTAGTCGTTACTGTTGCTTACTTTTTGTTTACTGAACGAAGAACGAGTGACACG from the Exiguobacterium oxidotolerans JCM 12280 genome contains:
- a CDS encoding GlsB/YeaQ/YmgE family stress response membrane protein, which codes for MGFLWALIVGGLIGWVASLIIGKDVPGGIIGNIVAGFIGSMIGQAIFGDLGPSIGGFAVIPAIIGAIILIFIVSLVLRSVNKK
- a CDS encoding GlsB/YeaQ/YmgE family stress response membrane protein codes for the protein MGFLWALIVGGIIGWLASLILGKDVPGGIIGNIIAGFVGAMIGQALLGDWGPVIGGFAIIPALLGAIILILIVSFILRAVNKK